TTCGCGGTGCGCTGCGCTCATTCGCGTGATCGCAGCGGGTCGCAGAAATGGATCACGGCGACCGCCGCTCTTGGCCTGATGTTCATTCTCATCAAGGTGGTGGAATATCTTCTCGAGTCTATCGGTGGTCACACGCTGGCGGGCGGTGGATTCTTCACGTACTACTACATGCTCACCGGCTTTCACCTCACTCACGTGGTCGCCGGGGTCGCGGCGCTGCTGGTGGTTGCCGCGCGTCAGCGGCGTGGTCGACCGCCCCGGCGGGACGGACTACTAGTCGAATCCGTTGCCGCTTACTGGCATTTCGTGGATCTTGTGTGGATGTTCATTTTCCCTCTGATATATCTGGCTCGCTGACCTATGGCCGCCTCAAAGCGTGTGTTGGTGGCCGCGTGGATAGCACTGGTCCTGCTGACGCTGTCCTCGGTAGCGGTCGGCGAACTCTCCGTCCTCGATGGGACGACGGTCACCCTCCTTGTCATGGCCATCGCCGCCATCAAAGGAAGCGTCATCCTGGACTGCTACATGGGGGGCCGGTCGTTTCCGCTCGCGTGGAAGCTCTTCTTTGCGGTGTGGCTGATCGGCAGCACTTCCACCATCGTCGTACTACACCTATCGATTTGAGTGCCAATCATGTTGCACGACACCATTAGTCGATCAACCACGCAGGAAAGGAGCGTCAACCGAAGTGATGCAGGTGACGCAGGAGGGAATCGATAATCGGAGCTTTGATGTGGTCGTTATCGGTGGGGGTCACAACGGGCTGACCGCGGCGTGCTATCTCGCCCGCCGCGGACTCGCCGTCTGTGTCCTGGAGGCGGCGGGGGGTATCGGGGGGATGACCGCTTCGGGCACACCGATCGAGCGGGCCCCCGACCACGTCGTGAACTACTGCTCGGCAGATCTTCTGTTCTGGCTGTCCAGTCCGGTCGAGCGTGAACTCGAGCTTCATCGATACGGCTTGAGCACGATTGTTGTGGACCCGTGCTATGCCTACCTGCACCCTGACGGTGCCTCAGTAGCGGTGTGGAAGGATCCATGTCGCACCGCCGACGAGATCCGCCACTTCTCCAGGCCGGATGCCGAGTCTTATTTGGAGTACGTGCGATTCCTCGATGCTCTTTTCGACATCGCTTTCCCGTTCATGCTCAGCAACCCGGCAAGGCCGGGACGGTCATCGTTGACGGCGATGGTCAGAGCGGCATTCAAGCATCGCCGCCTGTTGAGGCGGTTCGGCGAGTTCCTCGTGGCGTCCGGAGAGGAGACGATCGAACAACGCTTCACCCATCCGGTGACCAAGTCGCTGCTGTATTGCCTTGGGGCAGGAGCCAATCCAATCGATATGCACGGGACTTCCGTGACCCATCTATTCCTTGGGTTCCTGCACCGCAGCGGCACCGCGCGCCCGGTCGGCGGCATGCAGGCCATTCCGGCGGCGTTAGCGCGGCGACTGATCAGCACGGGCGGGACCATTCACACCGACGCTGAGGTCGCAGAGATCATCGTGCGGGGCGGCAAGGCGGTCGGAGTACGGCTCACCGACGAGCGACAGTTCCACGCACGGACGGCGATCCTCGCCACACCTGACCCGCGCACCACGCTGGGTCGGCTACTTCCGCCCGGAACGTTGTCTCACGAACTCGAGACCCGGGTGCGGCACATTCCCGCCAATAGCCGTGGTGCGGGGGCGATGAAGACGGACCTGGCATTGGCCGGGCGGGTCACCCTGGATCGCCACCAGAGGTGGCGAAGGGATGAGGTAGACCTACGTAAGCCGGCGATCTTGATCGGCACAAGCGATCAGATTCGCCGCGGTTGGGCGCGGGCAGCAGCGGGTATCGTGCCTGACGCTGACGATATCGCGCTGTGGCCGGTGCTGCTCACCGGCGCGGACCCCTCCCAGGCCCCCGACGGCCAGGATTCGCTGTATCTCTTCGCCACCAACATGCCCCTGCATCCTGATGGCGGCTGGGAGAAATGGCAGCATCATGCCGCCGAAAGAATCGTCGAGCGTGCGGGTCAATTCTATGACGGATTGGCGGAACTCGAGATTGGACGTTGGGTGGAATCCCCCGAGCTGGCCCAACAACGCACGCGTGCCACCAACGGCGCCGCGATGCACGTCGACCACCTTCTGTTCAGCCAGGGGCCGATGCGGCCGGCACTTGGGCTGGGCGGACGGAAGCTGCCGGTGGATCGGCTCGTGTTGGGCGGCGCGGGCGCTCATCCGGGTGGCGGTGTATCGGGGCTTCCCGGCAGGAGAGCTGCACGAAATATCCTCCTGGCCAGAGGCATCCGCGAGCTATAGTGCCTGCGTGATGTGTTGGCCCGCACCGTCGGGCACGCGTGATTCTTATCAGCCCGGCGGCGCCGTTGGGCGTTCGGCGGGAGGCCATGCGCAGGCCCGTGCTTGCTTGACTGTGGCCGTGTGAAGGCTTTCGGAGGCTGCATTTGTGCGTAGGGCCGCAGCGTCCCCGGTTCTGGTGGACGGAACCGGTCGGTGCCCACAGTGAGCCGTCCCGGTGAGTCCGGAGACTGCATTCGTTGAATCACCCTGCCTTTGGTGGGGTGCGTTTGTGATCGTAGTAGAGCGTCTCGACGGCCTCGGGAGTGAAGTCGTCGAGGTACTCGTGGGGGCGTTCGGTGTTGAACCAGACCACCCATTCAGCGGTCGCCAGCTCGACCTGGTTGACGTCGCGCCACGGGCCTTGCCGGCGGATAAGTTCGTTCTTGAACGAGCCGACGGTGGTCTCGGCCAGCGCATTGTCCAGCGCATCGCCAACCGAGCCGACGGAGGGATCCACGCCCTCATCGATGAGCCGCTGGGTGAAGGCCACCGAGGTGTATTGACTGCCCGCGTCGCTGTGCGCAATCAGCCCGTGCAGACTGGTGGTGCCGTCCTGGGCGCGAGTGAAGAACGCATGCTCGATAGCGTCGAGGACCAGATCGGTGGTCATGGATCTGGCGGCCCGCCAGCCTAGGATCCGGCGGCTGTAGGCGTCGATGACGAATGCGACGTAGACGAATCCCATCCAGGTCGACACATACGTAAAGTCGGCCACCCACAACCGATTTGGCGCCGCGGCATAAAAGCGGCGGTCCACCAGATCCGGGTATCGCCGATGAGTGTCGTCGGCGATGGTGGTCTTGTGCTTGGATCCGTACCGCGCGCCCTCCCAACCGTTCTCGCGCATGATCCGCTCCACCGTGCACCG
This genomic window from Mycobacterium saskatchewanense contains:
- a CDS encoding IS3 family transposase (programmed frameshift) — translated: MGRVSKYPDELRERAVRMVAEVRPQYPSQWAAITAVTGMLGIGTPETLRTWIRRSEVDTGQRPGVTSAMAEENKALRKEIAELRRANEILKAAANFLRGRARPARETVIRFIAEHKDHQVAGPNGGAGLRWGVEPMCAVLSEHGVPISPSTYYEWINKTPTRRQIHDAELVEIITAAREDKKKGKFVQTLGSRKLWIWLRSQGHDVARCTVERIMRENGWEGARYGSKHKTTIADDTHRRYPDLVDRRFYAAAPNRLWVADFTYVSTWMGFVYVAFVIDAYSRRILGWRAARSMTTDLVLDAIEHAFFTRAQDGTTSLHGLIAHSDAGSQYTSVAFTQRLIDEGVDPSVGSVGDALDNALAETTVGSFKNELIRRQGPWRDVNQVELATAEWVVWFNTERPHEYLDDFTPEAVETLYYDHKRTPPKAG
- a CDS encoding phytoene desaturase family protein translates to MQVTQEGIDNRSFDVVVIGGGHNGLTAACYLARRGLAVCVLEAAGGIGGMTASGTPIERAPDHVVNYCSADLLFWLSSPVERELELHRYGLSTIVVDPCYAYLHPDGASVAVWKDPCRTADEIRHFSRPDAESYLEYVRFLDALFDIAFPFMLSNPARPGRSSLTAMVRAAFKHRRLLRRFGEFLVASGEETIEQRFTHPVTKSLLYCLGAGANPIDMHGTSVTHLFLGFLHRSGTARPVGGMQAIPAALARRLISTGGTIHTDAEVAEIIVRGGKAVGVRLTDERQFHARTAILATPDPRTTLGRLLPPGTLSHELETRVRHIPANSRGAGAMKTDLALAGRVTLDRHQRWRRDEVDLRKPAILIGTSDQIRRGWARAAAGIVPDADDIALWPVLLTGADPSQAPDGQDSLYLFATNMPLHPDGGWEKWQHHAAERIVERAGQFYDGLAELEIGRWVESPELAQQRTRATNGAAMHVDHLLFSQGPMRPALGLGGRKLPVDRLVLGGAGAHPGGGVSGLPGRRAARNILLARGIREL
- a CDS encoding cytochrome c oxidase subunit 3; the protein is MRKPLDYRPPWDGATMPDVAAKLPALPGDSGLWAFIAFDASLFALLFGQFSWDRLQHVAVFNAAQNQLIRQPAVLNTVVLVSGSLTMAFAVRCAHSRDRSGSQKWITATAALGLMFILIKVVEYLLESIGGHTLAGGGFFTYYYMLTGFHLTHVVAGVAALLVVAARQRRGRPPRRDGLLVESVAAYWHFVDLVWMFIFPLIYLAR
- a CDS encoding cytochrome C oxidase subunit IV family protein, whose product is MAAWIALVLLTLSSVAVGELSVLDGTTVTLLVMAIAAIKGSVILDCYMGGRSFPLAWKLFFAVWLIGSTSTIVVLHLSI